The Ochrobactrum sp. BTU1 region GGATCGGAACGATGTTGAGCGACGAGCCGGTGAGCGCGTAGGCTGTTGCAATTGCACCAAAGGCGTTTGCGAACAGAAGCAACGTCGTACCGAGCAGGCTTGGCCAGAGAATCGGAAACGCAACCATGCGCCAATATTGAAGATTGGTCGCGCCCAGGATCGAAGAGGCTTCACGCCATTCTTTCTTCAGGCCGTCCAGAGCGGGCGTCAGAATGAGCACCATCAGCGGAATCTGGAAGAACAGATAGGTGATGGTCAGACCGAAAAAGCTTAGAAGGTTGAAGCCGGTCGAGTACAGATTGAAACCGAACCACTCACGCAACAGGATTGTTACGAAGCCGGTACGGCCAAGGGTTGCGAGGAACGCGAAGGCCAGCGGAACGCCAGCGAAATTCGATGCAACGCCCGAGAAGGTCAGAACTGTTGGGCGCAGCCAGCGTGGCAGATTGCCAAGCACCACAGCCCAGGCCAGAAAGAAGCCGATCAATGCGCCACCGAGCGCTGATGCGAGGCTTACTTTGATCGAAATCCAGTAGGCACTCATAATCTGAGGCTGGAAGAGATCATAGACATTCTGAAGCGTGAAATTGCCATCGGGGTCCTGAAACGCACCGATGATGAGATACATTGTCGGCCAAAGCAGGAACAGAATGGCAAACAAGAAGAAAGGCGCGACGCCAATCCACGATAGCGGCAACTGACGCTTTCGCACCCCGCTGACCGGTGCGGTTGTTTCGGCTGATGAACTCATGCGTTCTTTCTTTAAGGCATAATCCCGAAGAGCGGTTCGCTTTTTCGGATGTGATTATGCGTGAAGTAAAGAGACAATGATCTCTTTCGGTCCAGATTCAATACAGTGTTTGCCGGATCTAAAAGTTCAGGAAGCAATGCGACGACCATTTCTGGTCGTCGCATGCCATAACAGGGTGAGTTAAAGCGATTTTTGTGCGTCCAAGAGGGCGTACAGCGCTCTAAATCCTCTTACTGAACGTTTGCGCCAACAACGCTGTCCCAGTTCTTGGTGATTTCTGCCTGAGCGGCCTCAATCTGTTCAAGAGTTGGGAAGATAGCCTTTTCATAGGCTTCTGCAGGTGGAAGCTTGTCGAGCAGTTCCTGTGGGATCTTGCCAGCCTTCGCCATTGCATTGAAGCGGATCGGGTGGCAGTAGCCCTTCAGATAGCCAAGCTGACCTTCGTCGGAATACAGGTGCTCCATCCACAGCTTTGCAGCGTTTGGATGCGGCGCGTAAGCGCTGATCGCCTGAACGTAAACGCCAGCAACAACGCCCGATTTTGGAATTACGGTTTCGATTTCCGGGTTGCCCTTCAGGGTATCACGGTCTGCGAGAGCGTTATAATCCCAACGAATAACGATTGGGGTCGATCCCTGTGCCAGCGAAGCAGCCTTGCCGATGACTGGTACGAAGTTGCCGTTGGCGTTAAGTTCCTTGTAGAATTCAAGACCCTTCTTGCCAGCTTCGGCACCAGGTTCCGCGCCGCGCGCGATGCCTGCAGCGTGAACCCCCAGGATTGCCTGTGCGGAAACGCGTGGATCACCAGCGAGAGCAACCGAGTTTGCGTAATCGCTCTTGAGCAGGTCTTCCCAATCCTGTGGGACGTCTTTAACGATGTCTTTGTTCACTTCGAAACCAAGAACGCCGTAATAGTCGCCGTACCAGTAACCTTCAGGGTCCTTGGCGCTGTCTGGAATTTCGTCCCAGGTTGCGACCTTGTAAGGCTGGATCAGGCCGTCTTTCTTGGCGGTGGTGCCGAAAGCAAAGCCAACGTCGATCACGTCAGGAGCCTGTGGGCCCTTGTTATCCTTGTTTGCCTTGATAGCTTCAATTTCGTCGCCCGAACCAGCATCAGGGTTCAGTTCGTTGACCTTAAGGCCATACTTGTCTTTGAAGCTTTTGATGATTTCGCCGTAGCCACACCAGTCGTGCGGTAGCGCGATTGTGGTCAGTTCGCCTTCGGCCTTTGCCGCAGCGATGAGCTCAGCTGATGGTTCAGCAGCAGCAATAGAAACCCCGCCAACAGCGATTGCAGTCGATAGCGACAGCAGGCGCGCAGTAAATCCAAGCATTGTTTGACTCCCCTGTTAAAGTCGGGCGAACGCTCCCGGTCGATTCCAGTGTTCGCGCACTCCCGATAGCCGTCCTAGATGACGGTTGGATGACAGTTTGCTCAATGTCACAAAATGTCAACGGCGGAAAGTGAAACACGTTTTCAGGGACTTAGCAATTGATCCAAAGGAGTTAACTGCATTTTTATGACAATAAATATGACAAAGGTTTCGTCACTGTCACAATTTAAAAAGACGCTTTTCCTAAAGCGACAGGAGTTTGTCTGCGCGCGGCATGGAGTGCGCAGCGCACTTTCAAACGAAAAATTTTGAAATACTTGCGAAGCGGTTTCGGTTTCGTATGAAATCAAATCTGGATTATTTAGTGACCGCCGCCGCCACCTCCAGCTGCTTGCTTTGGCTTGCGTAACATCACGGCACAAGCTGCGAGCGTGCAGAACATCATCGTGAGTATGAAGAATACGTCGATAAAGGACATGAGCGTTGCCTGCTGGCGCACCATGCCCGACATTTTGGAAATGGCGATTGTCGCGCCATCCAGGCCGGCTGAATTATACTTAGCAGTCAGGTTTGCCAACATCTGCTCAGCCTCGGCATTGCCCCAGCGCACATGTTCAGCCAAACGCTCATAGTGCATATCGCTGCGACGGGTGAGAATGGTGTTGATGACGGCCAGACCAACAGCACCACCGAGATTTCGGGTCAGGTTGAAAAGACCGGAAGCGTTTTTCAGCAGCGCAGGCGGCAAGGTGCCGAGCGCCAGATTGTTGATCGGCACCATGCAAAGCATCAGCGAACAGCCGCGCAGGATCTGCGGCAGCAGAAGCTCATAGAAATCCCAGTCAGCAGTCAGCCCTGTGACCATCCATGTTCCCGCGGCAAAGCCAAGGAAGCCGATCATCATCATCAGGCGAGGGTCCATGCGCGTCGACAGGAATCCTGCTAGCGGTGCAGTAAAGAACATGGCAAGGCCGCTGACAAACAGCGCTTCCCCGATCATCAGGGCGTCGTAACCCCGGATGCTACTGAGAAAGAGGGGATAAAGATAAGTGAGGCCATAAAGGCCAACACCCATCACAAACGAGAACAGTGAGCCAAAGGCAAAGTTGACATTCTTGAAGGCACGTAAGTCCACAATGGGTTCTTCGGCTGTGAACGCTCGGAAGAAGAAGAGAATGCCGCCTATAACCATCACGCCGCTCAGAATGAAGATCGCTTCATCCTGCAGCCAGTCGTTGCGCGGTCCTTCTTCAAGCACGTATTCCATCGAGCCTAAGAAGGCTGCCATGCCCGCGAGGCCCCACCAGTCGAATTTGCTGAGAAGCGAGCTGTCGCCTTCGTCGAAGTCAATGAGGTTCCAAGCTGCGATTGTGACGAGTATGCCTGGTCCGACATTAACAAGAAACAGCCAGTGCCACGAGAATGCGTGGCTGAGATAGCCGCCAACGGTCGGGCCGATGGTTGGTGCAAGCGTCGCGACAAGGCCGATCATCGGCGATACGATGGAGCGCTTTGATGGCGGG contains the following coding sequences:
- a CDS encoding ABC transporter permease subunit, whose amino-acid sequence is MSSSAETTAPVSGVRKRQLPLSWIGVAPFFLFAILFLLWPTMYLIIGAFQDPDGNFTLQNVYDLFQPQIMSAYWISIKVSLASALGGALIGFFLAWAVVLGNLPRWLRPTVLTFSGVASNFAGVPLAFAFLATLGRTGFVTILLREWFGFNLYSTGFNLLSFFGLTITYLFFQIPLMVLILTPALDGLKKEWREASSILGATNLQYWRMVAFPILWPSLLGTTLLLFANAFGAIATAYALTGSSLNIVPILLYAQIRGDVLHNQNLGYALALGMIVITGLSNLLYIWLRMRAERWQR
- a CDS encoding ABC transporter substrate-binding protein, producing MLGFTARLLSLSTAIAVGGVSIAAAEPSAELIAAAKAEGELTTIALPHDWCGYGEIIKSFKDKYGLKVNELNPDAGSGDEIEAIKANKDNKGPQAPDVIDVGFAFGTTAKKDGLIQPYKVATWDEIPDSAKDPEGYWYGDYYGVLGFEVNKDIVKDVPQDWEDLLKSDYANSVALAGDPRVSAQAILGVHAAGIARGAEPGAEAGKKGLEFYKELNANGNFVPVIGKAASLAQGSTPIVIRWDYNALADRDTLKGNPEIETVIPKSGVVAGVYVQAISAYAPHPNAAKLWMEHLYSDEGQLGYLKGYCHPIRFNAMAKAGKIPQELLDKLPPAEAYEKAIFPTLEQIEAAQAEITKNWDSVVGANVQ
- a CDS encoding DHA2 family efflux MFS transporter permease subunit, with the protein product MAANTTMGPMAPAEDRIDPKKAIAFLAMVFGMFMAILDIQIVSASLSEIQAGLSASSDEISWVQTSYLIAEVIMIPLSGFLGRLVSTRVLFTVSAAGFTLASMLCATATNIDQMIVYRAIQGFIGGGMIPSVFAAAFTIFPPSKRSIVSPMIGLVATLAPTIGPTVGGYLSHAFSWHWLFLVNVGPGILVTIAAWNLIDFDEGDSSLLSKFDWWGLAGMAAFLGSMEYVLEEGPRNDWLQDEAIFILSGVMVIGGILFFFRAFTAEEPIVDLRAFKNVNFAFGSLFSFVMGVGLYGLTYLYPLFLSSIRGYDALMIGEALFVSGLAMFFTAPLAGFLSTRMDPRLMMMIGFLGFAAGTWMVTGLTADWDFYELLLPQILRGCSLMLCMVPINNLALGTLPPALLKNASGLFNLTRNLGGAVGLAVINTILTRRSDMHYERLAEHVRWGNAEAEQMLANLTAKYNSAGLDGATIAISKMSGMVRQQATLMSFIDVFFILTMMFCTLAACAVMLRKPKQAAGGGGGGH